A part of Gracilimonas sp. genomic DNA contains:
- a CDS encoding VOC family protein has protein sequence MTKFKTAGPVLASLDIPVSVQFYEETLGFRRTFCDEGYGIVVRDQIPIHFWHCDDEIFPKNTSCYIYLESGVEELFEEYEPQGVIHPNSKLEDHPWGMREFAILDNFGNLIRFGQQI, from the coding sequence ATGACCAAGTTCAAAACAGCCGGGCCGGTTTTAGCCTCTCTCGATATTCCTGTTTCGGTTCAGTTTTATGAGGAGACGTTGGGTTTTCGAAGGACCTTTTGTGATGAAGGATACGGTATTGTGGTCCGTGACCAGATTCCTATTCACTTCTGGCACTGTGACGATGAGATCTTCCCAAAAAACACCAGCTGTTATATTTATTTGGAATCTGGAGTAGAGGAGCTATTCGAAGAATATGAGCCACAAGGAGTGATTCACCCCAACAGCAAACTGGAAGATCATCCCTGGGGCATGCGTGAATTTGCCATCCTTGACAATTTCGGCAACCTGATTCGATTTGGACAACAGATTTAA
- a CDS encoding glycoside hydrolase family 13 protein, translated as MKKVYTLFLFLFFLSIVARAQTPKEIQIVDPPFWWIEMPVNELQLQLYGEELGHYRASVEYPGVKITRQDAVDSPNYLFLYFEISEQAQAGTMSITLSREGKSITLNYELKTRESDEGRHQGFDASDVIYLMMPDRFANGDPTNDTIEGMLEAADRSDPERRQGGDIQGVIDHLDYIKDLGMTAIWFTPIIENDMAAEYGAYHGYAATDLYRVDRRYGSNEEYKKLVEEAHKKDMKVIMDMIHNHIGDRHWWMNDLPTSDWVHDIEKYGTTNFRGAVASDPYASKYDSDKLMNGWFVKEMPDLNQKNKLLADYLIQNTLWWIEYSGIDGIRMDTYVYPDQQYMARWAKEVLEAYPDFNIVGESWVNTVPAEAYWQYDEPGVDDGYDSNLPSVTDFQIANAIRQAFNEDFGWLNGLSKLYYVLSQDFIYADPMLNVNFLDNHDMGRIYETVGKDEDYFKMAYAFLMTTRGIPQVYYGTELMMAHENRGGDDEGWRQTMPGGWPDDDRSVFTKEGRTDKENEIMDYITKLTQWRKAAVAIHEGKLVHFVPENNTYVYFRVHEEQTVMIVMNANDEPYTFNRTRFAEILNGFDRGVNVVSGEEIDVTGDFEVQGKTTAIWELR; from the coding sequence ATGAAGAAAGTTTATACCCTTTTTCTGTTCCTGTTCTTTTTATCAATTGTAGCCCGGGCTCAGACTCCAAAAGAAATCCAGATTGTGGACCCGCCTTTTTGGTGGATTGAAATGCCGGTGAATGAACTTCAGCTTCAGCTGTACGGAGAAGAGCTTGGCCACTATCGCGCTTCGGTTGAATATCCCGGGGTAAAAATTACCCGTCAGGATGCCGTTGATTCCCCCAACTACTTATTCCTGTATTTTGAAATTTCTGAGCAGGCCCAAGCCGGAACTATGTCTATTACCCTAAGCAGAGAAGGGAAAAGTATCACCCTGAATTACGAGTTAAAAACCCGCGAATCTGACGAAGGCAGGCATCAGGGTTTTGATGCCTCAGATGTAATCTACCTCATGATGCCCGACCGGTTTGCCAATGGAGATCCAACCAATGATACTATTGAAGGCATGCTGGAAGCCGCTGATCGCTCCGACCCCGAACGCAGGCAGGGAGGAGACATACAGGGAGTGATAGATCACCTGGACTATATTAAAGATTTGGGCATGACGGCCATCTGGTTCACCCCTATTATCGAAAATGATATGGCCGCTGAATATGGTGCTTATCACGGATATGCTGCCACCGACCTGTATCGTGTTGACCGTCGTTATGGAAGCAATGAGGAATACAAAAAGCTGGTGGAAGAAGCCCATAAAAAAGACATGAAAGTGATCATGGATATGATTCACAATCATATTGGCGACCGGCACTGGTGGATGAACGACTTACCCACTTCCGACTGGGTGCATGATATCGAAAAGTATGGAACCACGAATTTCCGCGGAGCCGTGGCCTCCGATCCTTATGCCTCGAAATATGACTCTGATAAATTGATGAACGGGTGGTTTGTAAAAGAGATGCCCGACCTGAATCAAAAGAATAAATTGCTGGCTGATTACCTCATTCAAAATACCCTCTGGTGGATTGAGTATTCCGGAATCGATGGCATCCGCATGGATACCTATGTATATCCCGACCAGCAGTATATGGCTCGATGGGCAAAGGAAGTACTGGAAGCTTATCCGGATTTTAATATTGTGGGAGAGTCGTGGGTGAATACCGTTCCTGCCGAAGCCTACTGGCAATATGACGAACCCGGCGTGGATGACGGCTATGATTCAAATCTCCCCAGCGTAACCGATTTTCAAATTGCCAACGCCATTCGGCAGGCTTTTAACGAAGACTTTGGCTGGCTGAACGGACTCAGTAAATTGTATTACGTACTCTCTCAGGATTTTATATATGCCGACCCCATGCTGAACGTTAACTTCCTGGATAATCACGATATGGGGCGCATTTATGAAACGGTGGGGAAGGATGAAGACTACTTCAAAATGGCTTATGCTTTTTTGATGACCACGCGAGGAATTCCACAGGTGTATTACGGAACCGAGCTGATGATGGCTCACGAAAACCGGGGAGGCGATGACGAAGGCTGGCGACAAACCATGCCCGGTGGCTGGCCCGATGACGACCGTAGCGTATTTACCAAAGAAGGGCGTACCGACAAGGAGAATGAGATTATGGATTATATAACCAAGCTAACCCAATGGCGGAAAGCTGCCGTAGCGATTCACGAAGGCAAACTTGTCCATTTTGTTCCTGAAAATAATACCTATGTCTATTTCCGGGTTCACGAAGAGCAAACCGTAATGATAGTTATGAACGCGAACGACGAGCCTTATACATTTAACCGCACTCGTTTTGCCGAAATCCTAAATGGTTTTGACCGTGGGGTCAATGTAGTTTCGGGAGAAGAAATAGACGTGACGGGTGATTTTGAAGTGCAGGGCAAAACGACTGCGATTTGGGAGTTAAGGTAA
- a CDS encoding serine hydrolase domain-containing protein — protein sequence MQKRFSFLILFSFITLTVFGQEVAVQDDITEAKELVESYYYENNIPGMSVSVYRNGEIIWSRGYGYSDLSTQTPIDPDETLFRVGSVSKTYTAAAVGLLYQQGKMDLDESIHTYVPEFPEKKYDFTVEQVAGHLTGVRHYRDNEFISTVRYNTVTAGLEIFKEDTLLFEPGTSYSYSSYGWNLVSAAVEGASDEEFIPFMETEVFQPLGMTNTMPDYAYREIPARTKFYIYENGENKEAPYVDNSYKWAGGGFLSTTEDMIKFGEAHLSDDFLNQETKNRLMKPLETDDGESTNYGIGWSTMEIDSTVWKGHSGGSVGGSTMFLMNLENKVIIAFAINRSSAPMNDLRDELARIFIE from the coding sequence ATGCAAAAGCGATTTAGTTTTCTGATTCTGTTTTCATTCATTACTCTGACTGTTTTTGGCCAGGAAGTAGCTGTTCAGGATGATATTACTGAAGCCAAGGAGTTAGTAGAATCTTATTACTACGAAAATAATATCCCTGGCATGAGTGTGAGTGTATATCGGAACGGGGAAATTATTTGGTCTCGGGGATATGGTTATTCGGATCTTTCAACCCAAACCCCAATTGATCCTGATGAAACGTTATTTCGGGTAGGCAGTGTATCCAAAACCTACACTGCGGCCGCTGTTGGCTTGCTGTACCAGCAGGGTAAAATGGATCTGGACGAATCAATTCACACCTATGTGCCAGAGTTTCCGGAAAAGAAATACGACTTTACCGTAGAGCAGGTGGCAGGTCATCTCACTGGAGTCAGGCACTATCGGGACAATGAGTTTATAAGTACCGTTCGATACAACACCGTGACAGCCGGGCTCGAAATTTTTAAGGAAGATACGCTATTATTTGAGCCGGGCACTTCCTACTCTTATTCCAGCTATGGATGGAATCTGGTCAGCGCTGCTGTTGAAGGAGCTTCTGATGAAGAGTTTATTCCTTTTATGGAGACCGAAGTTTTTCAGCCTTTAGGCATGACAAACACTATGCCTGATTACGCCTACCGTGAAATTCCGGCACGAACCAAGTTTTACATTTACGAAAACGGCGAAAACAAGGAGGCCCCCTATGTGGACAACAGTTATAAGTGGGCCGGCGGCGGATTTCTCTCTACCACCGAAGACATGATCAAGTTTGGAGAAGCACATCTTTCTGACGACTTCCTGAATCAGGAAACGAAGAATCGGTTAATGAAACCCCTCGAAACTGATGATGGGGAATCCACCAACTACGGCATTGGCTGGTCAACCATGGAAATTGATAGCACCGTTTGGAAAGGTCATAGCGGAGGATCGGTTGGCGGAAGCACCATGTTTTTGATGAACCTCGAAAATAAAGTTATCATCGCCTTTGCGATCAATCGTTCAAGTGCGCCAATGAACGACCTGAGAGATGAGCTGGCAAGGATTTTTATTGAATAA